A genomic segment from Melospiza georgiana isolate bMelGeo1 chromosome 17, bMelGeo1.pri, whole genome shotgun sequence encodes:
- the TTI1 gene encoding TELO2-interacting protein 1 homolog has product MAVFDTPQAAFGALRPVCVQLTRAQTVENVRLLQAHLAGVSGAALQELQEYVLFPLRFALRLPGPKQERLVQSLVQCISSVLAATCVKKQELLQELFSELCTCLAPPPSSGKAAPLSEELKLAVIQALHTLMHSAYGDIILSLYQPSTLPLLGFAVSLLLTLAEQEKAKQIKISALECLQVLVLQCDCQEHRHLDEDEAQQCGDLFASFLPGISITLSRVIAGDIKQGHKTTVAAIRLFYLIVGLVMADKQLARIPKSKEKLLVEHSRISELMIHRGPDWTKSTAEKLSLLLHKVVESSSVHPHWKVRLELVQLVHHLLRNCSQSLVDSFSHLLKALVGLVNDENSEVQSRCNKVLQGIAEQRIVAQSRALADVLSENLHSLATALPRLMNSQDDMGKVSTLSLLLGYLKLLGPKINIVLNSVSHLQRLSKALVQVLELDVTDVKIVEARRSGPPGPLQQGVQKGRCQKKYFRFFTEEKVFQLLQQVCRVLGYYGNLYLLVDHFMGLYSESGLYRKQAAMILNELLTGAAGVGVDFLQEREVPLSMDDLKRSITSILDEYMEQANWYLVTSIDTEEGSPEQSEQHLGLAVRAGETFSSALHLSPEPPVTARSMNSNIWQICIQLEGVGCFAAVLGKEFRLLLLSALYPVLEKAGDRTLLISETALGTLADICEACGYSSVRCLINENSDYLVNGISLNLRQLACQPRASQVLDTMLRHSDASLLPLIEDVIQDVLSALDQTYNSQASTFLRVLHSVMTALVQWFGMPSTEEHQQRQIDKGQSRARSQGQQEVTLTSQEVERFFLDYISQKKIAEGDLSDLEEEEEADEVPLAKPEPNSDMEGEAPMPSHAQLAKDVMERCIHLLSDGSLRVRLKVLDVLELCVTMLHSHGNHLLPMAHRVWPALVTRLVNDDPLAVLRAFKVLCTLGQTCGDFLRQRFSKDVLPKLTSSLLSQAPVSARAGPVYSHTLTFKLQLAVLQGLGSLCEELDMGESDLNKVAEACLIYLSAKQPVKLQEAAQSVFLHLMQVDPDSTWLLLSEECCPPCEPPHASLQPLRLGGMGRPRSELTDNVLLLLQRLQQLEGTAPSSSTQQAAPS; this is encoded by the exons ATGGCCGTGTTCGACACCCCGCAGGCGGCGTTCGGGGCGCTGCGCCCCGTCTGCGTGCAGCTGACACGGGCGCAGACGGTGGAGAACGTGCGGCTGCTGCAGGCGCACCTGGCCGGGGTGAGCGGCGcggccctgcaggagctgcaggagtaCGTGCTGTTCCCGCTGCGCTTCGCCCTGCGCCTGCCGGGGCCCAAGCAGGAGCGGCTGGTGCAGAGCCTGGTGCAGTGCATCTCCTCCGTGCTTGCCGCGACGTGCGTGaagaagcaggagctgctgcaggagctcttcTCTGAGCTCTGTACCTGCCTCGCTCCCCCTCCCAGCTCGGGCAAAGCCGCCCCGCTGTCCGAGGAGCTGAAGCTGGCTGTGATCCAGGCACTCCACACCCTGATGCATTCGGCTTATGGGGATATTATCTTGTCTCTGTACCAACCTTCCACCCTTCCGCTCCTAGGATTTGCTGTGTCTTTGCTTCTGACCCTTGCAgagcaagaaaaagcaaagcaaatcaAGATCTCTGCTTTGGAGTGCTTGCAGGTCCTGGTTCTGCAGTGTGACTGCCAGGAGCACCGACATCTGGATGAAGACGAGGCACAGCAATGTGGGGatttgtttgcttcttttctgcCCGGGATTTCTATTACTCTGTCTCGAGTTATTGCTGGAGACATCAAACAAGGTCACAAAACCACCGTTGCTGCCATCAGACTCTTTTATCTGATTGTTGGCTTGGTCATGGCTGACAAACAGCTAGCCAGAATCCCAAAGAGTAAGGAAAAGCTGCTAGTGGAACACAGCAGAATATCAGAGCTAATGATCCACAGAGGACCTGACTGGACTAAAAGTACTGCTGAAAAACTCTCTCTTCTCTTGCATAAGGTGGTTGAATCTTCTTCAGTTCACCCCCACTGGAAGGTGAGACTGGAGCTGGTGCAGCTGGTGCACCACTTACTGAGGAACTGCAGTCAGTCACTGGTGGACTCATTCAGTCACCTCTTAAAGGCCTTGGTTGGGCTGGTTAATGATGAAAACAGTGAAGTCCAGAGCAGATGTAACAAAGTTCTGCAAGGGATTGCAGAGCAGAGGAttgtggcacagagcagggctcttGCTGATGTCCTCTCTGAGAACCTCCATTCCCTTGCCACAGCCCTTCCCCGCCTGATGAACTCTCAGGATGACATGGGCAAGGTTTCCACGCTGAGCTTATTGCTGGGCTACCTGAAGCTGCTGGGCCCCAAGATTAACATTGTCCTCAACTCCGTGTCCCACCTGCAGCGCCTGTCCAAGGCTCTGGTGCAGGTTCTGGAGCTGGATGTGACAGATGTGAAGATAGTGGAGGCCCGGCGCTCTGGGCCACCAGGCCCCTTGCAGCAGGGTGTGCAGAAGGGCAGGTGCCAGAAGAAATATTTCCGCTTCTTCACGGAGGAGAAGGttttccagctccttcagcaAGTGTGTCGTGTTCTTGGCTACTATGGGAACCTCTACCTGCTTGTGGATCACTTCATGGGGCTGTACAGCGAGTCTGGCCTGTACAGAAAGCAGGCAGCCATGATCCTCAACGAGCTGCTCAcgggagctgctggggtgggagtGGATTTCCTGCAGGAGAGGGAAGTTCCGCTGAGCATGGATGATCTCAAAAGGTCCATAACATCCATTCTGGATGAGTACATGGAGCAGGCAAACTGGTATTTGGTGACTAGCATTGACACAGAGGAAGGCAGCCCTGAGCAGTCAGAGCAGCACCTGGGACTCGCTGTCCGTGCAGGGGAGACATTCAGCAGCGCTCTCCatctgtccccagagcccccagtcACAGCCCGCAGCATGAACAGCAACATCTGGCAGATCTGCATCCAGCTGGAGGGCGttggctgctttgctgctgtccTCGGGAAGGAGTtccggctgctgctgctgtcagctctCTACCCTGTGCTGGAGAAGGCTGGTGACAGGACTCTGCTCATCAGTGAGACAGCACTGGGGACGCTGGCAGACATATGTGAGGCCTGTGGGTACAGCTCAGTGCGGTGTTTGATCAATGAGAACTCTGACTACCTGGTGAACGGGATTTCCCTGAACCTGCGCCAGCTGGCCTGTCAGCCACGTGCATCCCAGGTCCTGGACACGATGCTGAGGCATTCAGATGCCAGCTTGCTGCCACTGATAGAAGATGTTATCCAAGATGTCCTGTCTGCACTAGATCAGACTTACAATAGCCAGGCTTCCACCTTCCTCAGGGTCCTCCACTCAGTCATGACTGCTCTAG TGCAGTGGTTTGGAATGCCCAGCACTGAGGAGCACCAGCAAAGGCAGATTGacaaggggcagagcagggctcggtcccagggacagcaggaggtgACATTGACAAGTCAAGAAGTGGAACGATTCTTCCTTGACTACATCAGCCAGAAGAAGATTGCAGAGGGGGATCTTTCTgacctggaggaggaggaggaggcag ATGAGGTTCCCCTTGCTAAGCCAGAGCCCAACTCTGACATGGAAGGAGAGGCTCCAATGCCCAGCCACGCTCAGCTGGCCAAGGATGTGATGGAGAGGTGCATCCACTTGCTGTCTGACGGGAGCCTCCGGGTGCGGCTGAAG gtCCTGGACGTGCTGGAGCTCTGTGTAACCATGCTGCATTCTCATGGAAACCATCTGCTTCCCATGGCTCACCGTGTCTGGCCAGCTCTCGTCACCCGGCTGGTTAACGACGACCCTCTGGCAGTGCTCAGAGCCTTCAAG GTGCTGTGTACCCTGGGTCAAACATGTGGGGACTTCCTGAGGCAGAGGTTCTCCAAAGATGTCCTGCCCAAGCTGACCAGCTCCCTCCTCAGCCAGGCCCCagtgagtgccagggctggccctgTGTACAGCCACACGTTGACCTTCAAgctgcagctggctgtgctgcagggcctgggctcTCTCTGTGAGGAGCTGGACATGG